Proteins encoded within one genomic window of Companilactobacillus sp.:
- a CDS encoding 3'-5' exonuclease: MNFVSMDFETANGHRTSACSLALVLVRESQIVDSFYTLINPQENFSPRNIQIHHIRPNDVADAPTFDQVWPHIESLFDSSHLVAAHNASFDNSVLKNTLSNYGIYPPKFLTIDTVKTSRKFYPQLPNHKLDTVSRGLNIDLEHHHNALADSIACAEILIKTEQQFGADQIKKMVKLTS; this comes from the coding sequence ATGAATTTTGTTTCGATGGATTTTGAGACTGCTAACGGACACCGAACTAGTGCCTGTTCGCTAGCTTTGGTTCTTGTGCGAGAGAGTCAAATTGTAGATAGTTTCTACACTCTGATCAACCCGCAAGAAAACTTTAGCCCTCGTAATATCCAGATCCACCATATCAGACCAAATGACGTAGCTGACGCACCAACCTTCGATCAAGTCTGGCCTCACATTGAGTCCTTATTTGATAGTTCACATTTGGTGGCAGCTCACAATGCCAGTTTTGATAACAGCGTTTTAAAAAATACGCTCAGTAACTATGGAATTTATCCACCAAAGTTTTTAACAATTGATACTGTTAAAACTAGCCGGAAGTTTTATCCACAGTTGCCTAATCACAAGCTCGATACTGTTTCTCGTGGCTTGAACATTGATCTTGAGCATCATCACAATGCATTAGCCGACAGTATCGCCTGTGCTGAGATCTTGATCAAAACTGAGCAACAATTTGGCGCTGACCAAATAAAAAAGATGGTCAAGCTGACTAGCTAA
- a CDS encoding CdaR family protein, protein MMKKIINSNYFYAFISLCGALWLFFMVSTPGVGSTRDSNQSNQSTVNTKATMTVPLQVQANTDAYYITGYPQSVKVTIEGPSALVTATKNTQNFSVYLNLRQYLPGKHKVRIQQNGLNSELTYTIKPKYVNINIQKRMTKSLPVNVQFNKNSIASGYSAGKPVVSPDTVKVTGAASDVKKIKKLIVKPILPKGIKNTFDQEVLIQALDKNGKTLNVTLEPQTAHVKIPINLPSKKVSINFTQQGDSPTGMNFSFDSDVTTITVFGTQKQLDAIEDSINIPVDISGVTNNSKHSINVADALKGQIVSSDPDLILVNITVSSTNGTGSNSKPSPGNGSSSNTNSNTSEGSSNSSTTSNGNNNPNGNSNSTNNENNESNAND, encoded by the coding sequence ATGATGAAGAAGATAATCAATAGTAATTATTTCTATGCATTCATCTCCCTTTGTGGAGCACTGTGGCTGTTTTTTATGGTCAGTACTCCTGGGGTTGGTTCAACTAGAGACTCTAATCAGTCGAATCAATCCACGGTCAACACTAAAGCAACCATGACCGTTCCATTGCAAGTCCAAGCCAACACTGATGCCTACTACATCACTGGATATCCTCAATCAGTCAAAGTGACGATTGAAGGACCATCGGCTTTGGTCACAGCGACGAAGAACACACAAAACTTTAGTGTTTATCTTAACTTAAGACAATATTTACCTGGAAAGCACAAAGTTAGGATTCAACAAAATGGTCTTAACTCAGAACTTACTTACACAATTAAACCGAAGTACGTTAATATCAACATTCAGAAGCGGATGACTAAGTCATTGCCGGTTAACGTTCAGTTCAATAAGAATTCAATCGCTTCTGGATATAGTGCTGGCAAACCAGTCGTATCTCCAGATACAGTTAAAGTAACTGGTGCAGCAAGCGACGTTAAGAAAATCAAGAAATTGATTGTTAAACCAATATTGCCTAAAGGGATCAAGAATACTTTTGATCAAGAAGTATTGATCCAAGCTCTGGATAAAAATGGCAAGACATTAAATGTTACCCTAGAGCCACAAACTGCGCATGTTAAAATTCCAATCAACTTGCCTAGTAAGAAGGTCTCTATAAATTTTACCCAGCAGGGGGATTCACCGACGGGAATGAATTTCTCCTTTGATTCTGATGTGACCACTATCACAGTTTTTGGTACTCAGAAACAGTTAGATGCAATTGAAGATTCGATCAACATACCAGTGGATATTTCTGGAGTTACAAATAATTCGAAACACAGTATTAATGTTGCGGATGCCTTGAAGGGACAAATAGTTTCTTCTGATCCAGATTTGATCTTAGTTAACATAACCGTCAGCTCAACTAATGGAACTGGCAGCAATAGTAAACCCTCGCCAGGAAATGGAAGTAGCTCTAATACAAATTCCAATACCAGCGAAGGTAGTTCTAATAGCAGTACAACAAGTAACGGAAACAATAATCCAAACGGCAACAGTAATTCAACAAATAATGAAAATAACGAAAGCAACGCAAACGATTAA
- a CDS encoding Na+/H+ antiporter — protein sequence MQIVETIILIISLLIVANIISHYFVSIPASLIQIAAGVIAALTINVKIMVNTEWFLLVFIAPILFNDGNRFPKKELWKLKGPIMGNAIILVIISTIVGGALVKWLVPSLPWATAFTLVAILSPTDPIAVQSIAKKAKLPDKLMHLLSGESLINDASGLICFKYAVAATVTGVFSLSNATIDFFYISIVGALAGAIMIWIFNGVRLYLINQGVDDSILHAIIQILIPFIIYYIAEDLLHVSGVVAVVIAGIMNISSSRTTGAFSPEIRLVTSRTWDMLVYLLNGFVFVLLGIEIPFAMEELIHNQSMNTIKALGFAFVIWIMLVVIRFAWSYFYSTFFERSDRTDFNLFSRARFYYCLMSGISGVRGAVTMVGVLSLPFVTNSGAAFPARTLLLFIASSVIIYSLLGATILIPLITKNTAPITYRGNSINTDEDDIDDEADNTEVVATTELNVDEANRIVIEKTINKLREENVDKRNQVYTTVIAEYVFNLHNAQLQSDGPNPISKKRVKGKKDAELWDICLNCELEAIEELHDSNEISEDAYETAIKRIEKYKRGLVKHSYNQSVEFIMAYVRRTLKEITKVINLPFTKREEVVQYNRDAIKIAIAGSKRALAKLRELEDDDENVVYDNLLYLFQRHYEERLELLQGKRRNRSEAFNIERVNLEVNALSYQRAFVQDLLEQGKISRITANNLRKNINYSEEVINYDIQ from the coding sequence GTGCAAATAGTTGAAACAATCATTCTGATTATTTCATTATTGATCGTGGCTAACATTATTAGTCACTACTTTGTTTCGATCCCAGCCAGTTTGATTCAGATCGCAGCCGGCGTGATTGCTGCCTTGACTATAAATGTCAAGATCATGGTCAATACTGAATGGTTCCTATTAGTCTTTATTGCGCCGATCCTATTTAATGATGGGAATCGGTTCCCTAAAAAGGAACTGTGGAAATTAAAGGGCCCCATCATGGGCAATGCCATCATCCTGGTTATTATTTCAACCATCGTTGGTGGGGCATTGGTTAAATGGTTAGTACCAAGTTTGCCTTGGGCAACTGCGTTTACGTTGGTTGCAATTTTGTCGCCAACTGACCCAATTGCTGTGCAATCCATTGCCAAAAAAGCTAAATTACCGGATAAACTGATGCATCTGTTAAGTGGAGAAAGTTTGATCAACGATGCATCTGGTTTGATTTGTTTTAAGTATGCCGTTGCAGCGACTGTTACTGGTGTGTTTTCACTCAGTAATGCCACAATCGACTTTTTCTATATTTCAATTGTTGGTGCTCTAGCGGGTGCGATCATGATTTGGATCTTCAACGGGGTTCGGTTATATTTGATCAACCAAGGTGTTGATGACTCGATTCTTCACGCTATCATTCAAATTTTGATTCCATTTATCATTTACTATATCGCTGAAGATCTACTTCACGTTTCCGGTGTTGTAGCCGTGGTTATTGCTGGTATCATGAATATTTCTTCTAGCAGAACGACTGGTGCCTTCAGCCCAGAAATCAGATTGGTCACGTCAAGAACTTGGGACATGCTAGTTTACCTATTAAACGGATTCGTTTTCGTCTTACTAGGTATCGAGATTCCATTTGCCATGGAAGAATTGATCCACAATCAAAGTATGAATACGATCAAGGCTTTAGGATTTGCCTTCGTGATCTGGATCATGCTAGTAGTCATCAGATTTGCCTGGAGCTACTTTTACTCAACCTTCTTTGAAAGATCTGATCGGACTGACTTCAATTTATTCTCAAGAGCAAGATTCTACTATTGTTTAATGTCAGGAATATCTGGAGTACGTGGTGCCGTTACTATGGTCGGTGTCTTGTCATTGCCATTCGTAACTAATAGTGGTGCAGCCTTTCCAGCTCGGACCTTGCTATTATTCATCGCTAGTTCAGTAATTATTTACAGTTTGCTGGGTGCAACGATCTTGATTCCGTTGATCACCAAGAATACTGCACCGATTACTTATCGTGGTAACTCTATCAACACTGACGAAGATGATATCGATGATGAAGCTGATAACACTGAAGTAGTTGCTACAACTGAATTGAACGTTGATGAAGCTAACAGGATCGTCATTGAAAAAACTATTAATAAATTACGCGAAGAAAACGTCGATAAACGTAATCAAGTTTATACGACTGTGATTGCCGAATATGTCTTTAATTTACACAATGCTCAATTGCAATCGGATGGACCAAATCCAATCAGCAAAAAACGAGTTAAGGGTAAAAAGGATGCTGAACTCTGGGATATTTGTTTAAATTGCGAACTTGAAGCAATCGAAGAATTACATGACAGCAATGAAATTTCTGAAGATGCCTACGAAACTGCCATTAAGCGGATCGAAAAATACAAACGTGGTTTAGTCAAACATAGTTACAATCAATCGGTTGAATTTATCATGGCCTACGTCCGTAGAACGCTTAAAGAAATCACCAAGGTTATTAACTTGCCGTTCACGAAACGAGAAGAAGTGGTTCAATACAATCGCGATGCAATCAAGATTGCGATTGCTGGTTCAAAGAGAGCTTTAGCAAAACTTCGTGAACTAGAAGATGACGATGAGAACGTTGTCTACGACAACTTGCTTTATTTGTTCCAGCGTCATTATGAAGAACGTCTTGAACTTCTTCAAGGTAAGCGTCGCAATCGTTCTGAAGCATTTAACATCGAGAGAGTAAATCTCGAGGTTAATGCATTAAGTTACCAAAGAGCTTTTGTACAAGATCTATTAGAGCAAGGTAAGATTAGCCGGATAACTGCTAATAACCTTCGTAAAAACATCAATTACAGCGAGGAAGTCATTAATTACGACATTCAGTAG
- the murB gene encoding UDP-N-acetylmuramate dehydrogenase has translation MNFPINELPNIEFKLNEPLSKYTFTKTGGNADTLAFPKTRQELVDIVNVARDNDVKITVIGNASNLIIKDGGIRGVVIILPNFNQIKIDGQKVIAEAGATIIDTTIAAQAAGLTGMEFAAGIPGSIGGAVFMNAGAYGGEVRDVFESADVLMPNGEIKTFNHDDMEFDYRKSLIQRNGGIVVSATFALKPGNKADIQAEMDRLNALRRSKQPLEYPSCGSVFQRPVGHFTGPLIIKAGLQGKIIGGAQVSMKHAGFIVNINHATATDYMDLIHLIQKTVKEKFDVELHTEVRIIGEDKVGEVRANS, from the coding sequence ATGAATTTTCCAATTAACGAATTACCTAATATTGAATTTAAATTAAATGAACCCTTAAGTAAATATACCTTCACAAAAACTGGTGGAAATGCCGACACATTAGCTTTTCCCAAAACACGACAAGAATTAGTCGATATCGTCAATGTCGCCCGCGACAATGATGTTAAGATTACTGTTATCGGAAATGCTAGCAACCTAATTATCAAGGATGGTGGTATTAGAGGCGTTGTGATTATCCTTCCTAATTTCAACCAAATCAAGATCGATGGTCAAAAAGTTATCGCAGAGGCTGGAGCCACGATCATCGACACGACGATTGCTGCCCAAGCTGCTGGTTTGACCGGTATGGAATTTGCTGCAGGAATACCTGGAAGTATCGGGGGTGCCGTGTTTATGAACGCTGGTGCCTATGGTGGAGAAGTCAGGGATGTATTTGAGTCGGCTGATGTATTGATGCCAAATGGCGAAATCAAGACATTCAATCACGATGACATGGAGTTTGATTATCGTAAGAGCTTGATTCAAAGAAACGGCGGAATTGTCGTCAGTGCAACTTTTGCTTTAAAACCAGGAAATAAAGCAGATATTCAAGCTGAAATGGATCGATTGAACGCATTGCGTCGGTCAAAGCAACCCTTGGAATATCCATCTTGTGGTTCTGTTTTCCAACGTCCAGTTGGACACTTCACTGGTCCATTGATCATCAAAGCTGGTTTGCAAGGCAAGATCATCGGCGGGGCCCAAGTTTCAATGAAGCATGCCGGCTTTATCGTAAATATCAATCATGCTACAGCAACTGATTATATGGATCTGATCCATTTGATCCAGAAAACAGTCAAAGAGAAATTTGATGTTGAACTACACACAGAAGTTAGAATTATAGGAGAAGATAAGGTGGGTGAAGTCCGTGCAAATAGTTGA
- a CDS encoding exodeoxyribonuclease III yields MKLISWNVNGLRAVVKHDFKETFDKLDADAFCIQETKLQEGQIDLDLPGYHQYFNYADRKGYSGTAIFTKEEPISVKMGLDVDEYNHEGRTITLEYPKFYLITSYTPNSQQKLKRIDFRMGYDDVLRQYMQELSKKKPVVLCGDLNVAHNEIDIKNDKTNHHNPGFSDQERAKFSELLDSGFTDSFRYLHPDEVKYSWWSYRFNARQNNAGWRIDYFVVSNNGQKMIKNADILTDVYGSDHCPVQLDLDLEGE; encoded by the coding sequence ATGAAACTTATATCTTGGAACGTGAACGGACTTCGCGCCGTCGTAAAACATGATTTTAAAGAAACATTCGACAAATTGGATGCTGATGCCTTTTGTATTCAAGAAACCAAACTGCAAGAAGGTCAAATTGACTTAGACTTGCCAGGTTATCACCAATACTTCAATTATGCCGATCGAAAAGGTTATTCTGGAACGGCGATTTTTACTAAAGAAGAGCCGATCAGTGTCAAAATGGGACTTGACGTCGATGAATACAACCATGAAGGTCGAACGATCACTTTGGAATATCCAAAGTTTTATTTGATCACTAGCTATACTCCTAATTCTCAACAAAAGTTAAAACGAATCGATTTCAGAATGGGTTATGACGATGTTCTTAGACAATATATGCAAGAACTTTCAAAGAAGAAACCCGTTGTACTTTGTGGCGATCTTAACGTCGCTCATAACGAGATCGATATCAAGAATGATAAAACTAATCATCATAATCCTGGATTTTCCGATCAAGAAAGAGCAAAATTCAGTGAACTGTTAGATTCAGGTTTTACCGATAGTTTCAGATATCTCCATCCTGATGAAGTTAAATACTCATGGTGGAGCTATCGCTTTAATGCTCGTCAAAATAACGCAGGTTGGCGGATCGACTACTTTGTCGTTTCCAATAACGGACAAAAGATGATCAAGAACGCCGATATCTTAACGGATGTTTACGGATCAGATCACTGCCCCGTCCAACTTGATTTAGATTTAGAAGGTGAATAA
- the cdaA gene encoding diadenylate cyclase CdaA — MNLTPSNIFTLQNLANLADILVVWYVLYKVLSMIRGTKAVQLLKGIVVIFLIKIISWALNLHTVSFLMDQLINWGVIIIVVIFQPEIRRGLEHLGRMPFFSSRSNEEGKTKNHLIESLDQAIQYMSKRRIGALITLEMNTGLEEYVETGIDLDAEVTGALLINIFIPNTPLHDGAVIIRKNRISVAAAYLPLSESNTIPKELGTRHRAAVGISEVTDSITIVVSEETGGVMITRNGHMMLDLSREDYLKYLHAQLSEDGENENHSISDIFRVGRRKKGGDRHDEEDNQ; from the coding sequence ATGAATTTAACGCCTAGCAATATTTTTACATTGCAAAACCTTGCTAATTTAGCCGATATTTTGGTTGTCTGGTATGTTCTCTACAAGGTGCTCTCAATGATCCGTGGAACCAAAGCGGTTCAATTATTGAAGGGTATCGTTGTCATATTTTTGATCAAGATCATCAGTTGGGCTTTAAACTTGCACACTGTGTCATTCTTGATGGACCAACTGATCAACTGGGGAGTTATTATTATTGTTGTAATTTTCCAGCCAGAAATAAGACGTGGACTCGAACATCTAGGCCGAATGCCATTTTTCAGTTCTAGAAGTAATGAAGAAGGCAAGACGAAAAATCATCTGATCGAAAGTTTAGATCAGGCGATTCAATATATGAGCAAGCGTAGAATCGGTGCCTTGATCACATTGGAAATGAATACTGGACTTGAAGAATACGTCGAGACTGGTATTGATTTGGATGCGGAAGTCACAGGAGCGCTTTTGATCAATATATTTATTCCGAATACGCCGCTTCATGATGGAGCTGTTATTATCCGAAAAAATCGAATATCAGTTGCTGCCGCATATTTACCGTTGTCAGAAAGCAACACGATTCCTAAAGAATTAGGAACAAGACACCGGGCTGCAGTAGGTATTAGTGAAGTAACCGATTCAATCACCATCGTCGTCTCTGAAGAAACTGGTGGCGTCATGATCACTAGAAATGGTCACATGATGCTTGATCTTTCTCGTGAAGACTACTTGAAGTACCTTCACGCACAGTTATCTGAAGATGGTGAAAACGAGAATCATTCAATCTCCGACATTTTCCGGGTCGGCCGTCGTAAGAAGGGAGGAGATCGTCATGATGAAGAAGATAATCAATAG